Proteins from a single region of Candidatus Bathyarchaeota archaeon:
- the cas3 gene encoding CRISPR-associated helicase Cas3', with amino-acid sequence MTPLQEIEAVFDRLLPGKAPYDYQRRCWESILSMEPGSGLFIEAQTAGGKTEAAILPVLTSLSSRDYSLCRRLIYVLPTKSLVNAIEGRIRRMCMNIGADLTVRVDYGGSADPTPMFYGDVIVCTWDCFFYGYAGARVLGSRHELPIGNIVSSFIVFDEVHMLQGKSLYSIYLLSEVLNQLRILGVPFVVMTATIASKVKELLVFDDDIEEGPKQSDSNKPLRNRVEILSNLSSTENGLDELLQDPDILELIERSERVLIVADTVRDAVGAYRVLRNMKLERILLHSRLTRKTRSMRENIIHQESSKPLLLVATQVVEAGLNVDFKLVITQLAPVEALIQRLGRAGRRVRDAKAILCRYPGAPYDAGLINAVENMLSRDLHGLERALLDTGEARALIDRQYETWGKLDSMDTIAKVSLDLVKDMLWEISPLKPPSERTLLKAREDVHVTLIVPESINWIEDGAEIDPKDPSRLFDRSFNTSFSSIRSGRRRVADALMINGRGPWELVSCRDKKGWKVLLRKDVRPWSTYLINPDFYARENGEELGVISLWKSS; translated from the coding sequence ATGACCCCATTACAGGAGATAGAGGCAGTTTTCGACCGATTGCTTCCAGGTAAAGCACCTTACGATTACCAGAGACGATGTTGGGAATCTATTCTATCGATGGAACCTGGATCTGGTCTTTTCATAGAGGCTCAAACCGCTGGAGGTAAAACGGAGGCCGCGATTCTTCCGGTTCTTACAAGCCTTTCATCAAGAGATTACAGCTTATGTAGAAGGCTGATCTACGTGCTTCCGACGAAATCCCTTGTCAACGCTATCGAGGGACGAATAAGGCGGATGTGTATGAATATTGGGGCTGACTTAACGGTCAGGGTCGATTATGGAGGTTCAGCCGACCCTACTCCTATGTTCTATGGTGATGTGATCGTGTGTACTTGGGACTGCTTCTTCTACGGCTACGCAGGGGCTAGGGTTTTGGGAAGTAGACATGAACTTCCTATAGGTAACATAGTATCTTCCTTTATAGTGTTTGATGAAGTCCATATGTTGCAGGGGAAAAGCCTCTACTCCATATATCTGTTGTCGGAGGTTTTAAACCAGCTTAGGATACTGGGTGTGCCGTTTGTAGTGATGACCGCTACGATCGCGTCTAAAGTTAAGGAGCTTCTGGTCTTCGATGACGATATCGAGGAGGGCCCAAAGCAGTCAGATAGCAACAAGCCTCTTAGGAATAGAGTGGAGATCCTTAGTAACTTATCTTCTACCGAGAATGGTTTAGATGAATTACTGCAAGACCCGGATATCTTAGAATTGATAGAGCGTAGCGAAAGAGTGCTTATAGTGGCTGACACAGTTAGAGATGCTGTCGGGGCATATAGGGTGTTAAGAAACATGAAGCTGGAAAGAATTCTTCTCCACTCAAGGCTTACCAGGAAGACCAGAAGTATGAGAGAGAATATAATTCATCAAGAGAGTTCTAAACCCCTTCTTCTAGTGGCGACGCAAGTGGTGGAGGCTGGGTTAAACGTCGACTTTAAACTTGTGATAACTCAGCTTGCTCCGGTCGAGGCTCTGATCCAAAGGCTTGGTAGAGCTGGGCGGAGAGTTAGAGATGCTAAGGCTATTCTATGCCGCTATCCAGGTGCCCCATACGATGCGGGACTCATAAACGCCGTAGAGAACATGCTGTCAAGAGACCTACATGGGTTAGAGCGTGCGCTACTGGATACTGGAGAAGCCCGTGCGCTTATAGATCGACAGTATGAAACCTGGGGTAAACTCGACTCGATGGATACTATAGCGAAAGTCTCTTTAGACTTGGTTAAAGATATGCTTTGGGAGATCTCTCCTTTGAAGCCTCCTAGCGAAAGGACTCTATTAAAGGCTAGAGAAGATGTCCATGTGACGCTTATAGTACCTGAGTCTATAAATTGGATAGAGGACGGCGCCGAAATAGACCCAAAAGACCCATCTCGACTGTTCGATAGGTCGTTTAATACAAGTTTTTCCTCGATTCGATCTGGACGTAGGCGGGTTGCTGACGCGTTGATGATAAATGGAAGAGGACCTTGGGAATTAGTTTCTTGTAGAGATAAAAAAGGCTGGAAGGTTCTGCTTAGAAAAGACGTTAGACCCTGGTCCACATACCTGATCAACCCCGATTTCTATGCTCGGGAAAACGGTGAAGAGCTGGGGGTGATATCGCTTTGGAAGAGCTCTTAG
- a CDS encoding CRISPR-associated endonuclease Cas3'': MEELLAPKVRKTVSKWCSEDKLKMFSSFRRNGKPVECFALHTALVAERARRMAKRRRRFLARVFKKLSAESEDKVVDVVVLSALLHDVGKLTQTYHQGITQPRHELVSALATFDYVENLMGERLGAIVTLSVLLHHSPMMRKAMKWTLIPSFTRDLCSVIFKNDKVRFLPGADVLVKELLESFGFNTDCFKLPDTLNRSDCRVIDRLQLVIDEVLKDGKPLGGLLYRAAVGGVLACLIPSDYLAAREIRGPSYSRFWKIVEREVMMDSC, encoded by the coding sequence TTGGAAGAGCTCTTAGCCCCTAAAGTAAGGAAGACTGTATCTAAATGGTGCTCCGAAGATAAGCTTAAGATGTTTTCGTCTTTCCGCAGAAACGGGAAGCCTGTGGAATGTTTCGCGCTCCACACGGCTTTGGTTGCAGAAAGAGCTAGAAGAATGGCTAAGCGAAGAAGACGCTTTTTAGCACGGGTTTTCAAGAAGCTGTCCGCTGAGTCTGAGGATAAGGTCGTCGACGTGGTTGTGCTCTCAGCTCTTTTACACGATGTAGGAAAATTAACCCAGACCTATCATCAAGGGATAACGCAACCTCGACACGAATTAGTATCCGCGCTGGCGACTTTCGATTATGTGGAAAACCTTATGGGTGAGCGACTCGGCGCTATAGTTACCTTATCGGTTCTTCTACACCACTCTCCCATGATGAGAAAGGCCATGAAATGGACCCTAATTCCGTCTTTCACCAGAGACCTATGTAGTGTAATATTTAAGAACGATAAAGTACGGTTTTTACCTGGTGCAGATGTTCTGGTAAAGGAGCTGTTGGAGAGCTTTGGCTTTAACACCGATTGTTTCAAGCTTCCTGACACGTTGAATCGTTCTGACTGTAGGGTGATAGACCGGTTGCAACTTGTTATCGATGAAGTTTTGAAAGACGGGAAACCGTTAGGTGGATTACTCTATCGAGCAGCCGTCGGTGGTGTGCTCGCCTGCTTAATCCCGTCTGACTATCTAGCCGCCAGAGAAATTAGAGGTCCTTCTTATTCTAGGTTTTGGAAAATAGTTGAAAGGGAGGTGATGATGGATTCCTGTTAG